Part of the Tidjanibacter massiliensis genome is shown below.
CTGCATGTGATTTTCCCTTTTGCAAAAAAGCGGCCGTGCCGCTGTTCTCCTGTAATCATACCTGCGGCACAGGGAGGCTTACCGTTTGCTGCATACCACCTGGCCGTCGTATTTGAGGTTGATGTAGTTCCATTTGTTCCAGCCCTCTTTCGGCATAGCCTTTCTGTAAAAGGCCAGCAGTTTATCGAGTTTCCGTTCGTAACCGTCTAACCAGCCGAGCAGTACGACATGGTCGCCGACTCTCGGAATCAGTTCTATTTCCGGTTGGGTACGGGCATTCGGCGGCGGCAGGACGTTTATCTGCACCACCTGTGCGTTCCAGAACTCATTATCCTCAATATATTCTACAAAATTAATGAGTTTGTATAGAAATACGTAACTTTCATTTGACTTTTTTTCAGTCTCTTCCATCCCCGCACCTAACTGTCCGCTGAAGCCGTTCGCAAAAGGCAGGCCAAAGTGGCCCGTAACGACCGGTACGTAATGGGCGGAGTGCCGTCCGGCCGGAACGATGTAGCCGTCGGCCGTATAGTAGAAGTCGTATCCGTTGTCGGTCATGATGCGTACGACCGGCCTGCGCTGGTCCATCGTCACAGTCAGGACGCCATCCAGACCGACGGAGGTTTTGGCGGTGCGGACGAAATCGTGTGAGCCGACCGTCTGCGTGATGGCCATCAGGTCTATCGAGTCGATGTGTTTCCCTACGGGGTCGAGGCCGGCAGCGTTTATCCAGCGCCTGACGTCAGCCGGGCGTATGATTCCTATCTCCGCACTGTCGCGCACCGAGATTCGCATTTCGTGCACCGATACTGCCGCACGTTTGCGCTCGCCGAGGCCGCCGGCCCAGACGAGATACGCTGCGATAGCCGCCCATGCGATGGACGAAAGGGCTATTTTCAGGCTGCGGTTCATGTCGTTCGTTAATCGTGTCGCGGGCAGTCCCGGCTACCGAGCCGCTGTCGGGCGATTCCGGCCATAAAATTACGATAAAAAATCCAAACGGAGATGAACGGGGATGGACGGTACGCGGTGCAGGGGTGCGGAGGCCATACTCCTGCGGGATTCCCGTCGGCAGGAACCCCGCGTGTGTGACGCATACCTTTTATTTCACTTTTTCGGCCGTTCCCGCAGCCGGCGGGCGATTTCGCCCGTATAATTCTCGATATTGCCTGCCCCGAAGGTGATGAGGATATCCGGGCGGGCCTTTTCCGTTTCGAAGGCGATGTGTTCCAGCGGTACGGTGTGGTGGGGAACGGTGAGCAGTTCCGCTATCATGTCGGACGATACGCCTTCGATAGGCTCTTCACGGGCCGGATAGATGGGGACGAGCAGCACCTCGTCCGCCAGTGAGAGCGCCTGGGCGAAACCGCGATGGAAATCCCGTGTGCGTGTATAGAGGTGCGGCTGGAAAACGGCCGTTATCTTTCGTCCGGGGAACATGCCCCGTACGGAGGAGAGTGCCGCGCGCAACTCTTCGGGGTGGTGGGCGTAGTCGTCCATGTAGATGAGTTCCGGCGTATTGATGTGGAAGTCGAAGCGGCGCTTCACGCCCCGGAAGGTTTCGAGTCCCTCGCGGAGCTTTGCCTCATCGAAACCGGCCACCCACAGCAGGGCCACGGCGGCCACGGCGTTCTCCACATTCACCCGGCCGGGGATACCCAGCCGGCAGTCGGGGATGGTGCGGTCGGGGCAGACGATGTCGAAACGGTAGGTGCCGTCGGGCTGTACCTCCAGTCCGGTCGCGCGGAAGTCGGCTTCCGCGTCGCAGGCATACGTGTAGGTGCGGATGTCCCGGTTCGCTATCGGGAGTTCTACGCCCCGTTTGATGATGAGTGTCCCGCCCGGTTTTATCTGTCCGGCGAAGCGGGCGAAGGTGCGGCGCAGCTCTTCGTGCGTGCCGTAGATGTCGAGGTGGTCGGCGTCGGCGGAGGTGATGACCGCCGCGTCCGGCCACAGTTGGAGGAACGAGCGGTCGAACTCGTCGGCTTCCACGGCGAGCCGTCTGCCGGGACCGTGTACGAAATTGCTGTCGAAATTTTTCGATATGCCGCCGAGGAAAGCGCTGCCGCCTCCGCCGGCCACGTGATTCAGCCATGCGGTGAGGGTGGTGGTGGTGGTCTTTCCGTGCGTTCCCGCCACGGCCATGACATACTTGTCTGCGGCCAGTACGCCGAGGATTTCCGAGCGTTTCAGCATACGGAAGCCGCGGCTGCGGAACCAGGCCGTTTCGGCGTGGTCGTGGGGGATGGCGGGCGTATAGACGACGAGCGTGTCGTCCGGATTGCGGAAAGGGGCGGCGATGCGGGCCGGGTCGTTCTCGTAATGGATGTCGGCCCCTTCGGAGGCGAGAGCGCGCGTGAGGGCGGTTTCTGTCCGGTCGTATCCGCCCACCCGGACCCCTTCGAGCAGGTAATAGCGGGCGATGGCGCTCATGCCGATGCCGCCGATTCCCAGGAAATAGATATTTTTGGCTTGCGTGTCCGTCATGGTCTGCGTGCGAGTTTGATGATTTCAGAGGCCACTTGCTGTGCGGCGTCGGGTGTAGCCATTGTACGGATGTTCCGTTCGAGTTCCTCCCGGCGAGGCAGGTCGCCGGCGAGGACGAGGGCCGCGGGCAGGGCTTTTTCCACCGCTTCGGCATCGGGAATGAGCAGGGCCGCTCCCCGGTCGGCCAGGGCGCGGGCATTCTTGGTCTGGTGGTCTTCGGCCACGTTGGGCGAGGGGACGAAGATGACGGCCTTGCCGGCGAGGGCGAGTTCCGAAACCGAGCAGGCTCCCGAACGCGAGACGACCACGTCGGCCGCCGCATAGGCGTAGTCCATGCGGTCGATGAAAGCTCCCCGCCAGATGTTGGGGTAGTGCCTCTGTGCCATGAACGCCTCCATCTCCTTTTCGTAGTATTTGCCCGTCTGCCATATAACCTGCACCTCGTTCCGGGTGCCCAGTGCATCGGCATGGCGTTTCATCGCTTCGTTGAGCGTGCGTGTGCCGAGGCTGCCGCCCACTATCAGTATCGTGGGGATGTCGGGTTTCAGCCCGAAATGGGCTGCGGCTTCCGCCCGCGGTGCGGCCTTGCCGAAGTCCCCCCGGAGCGGATTGCCGGTGAAGAGGATACGGTCGGCGGGGAAGAAACGCTCCATCCCTTCGTAGGCGACGCAGATGCGGTCGGCCCGGCGCGAGAGTATCTTGTTGGTCACGCCGGCGTAGGAGTTCTGTTCCTGAATCAGGGTGGGGATTCCCATGTGCTGTGCCGCCCAAAGGACAGGGGCGCTGGCATATCCGCCGAAACCGGCCGCCGCATCGGCCCCGAAGGCGCGTATCGTGCGCCGGGCTTCGCGGATGCTTTTCATCACCTTGAAGGGCAGGGCGAAGTTCCGGAGGTCGAGTTTGCGCTGTAATCCGGCCACCGGCAGGCCCACTACCCGGTAGCCGAGGGCGGGCAGTTTCTCCATCTCCATTTTCCCTTCGGCGCCCACGAAGAGGAGTTCCACACCGTCGCCCAGTTCCCTGCGCAGGGCCTCGGCCACCGCGACGGAGGGGTAGATATGGCCGCCCGTACCGCCGCCGCTGAGGATGATTTTCAATTTGCCGTTCTCCATTGCCTGTGTCGTTTATCTTGTTTCGTCCGCTCCGTACCTTTGCGGGCCGGGCGGCTGTGTATCGCTATCGGTTGCGGGGAGTGCCTGCCGGTTGCTTTCCGGCCGTCTCTTTCTCGAACAGCGACTCTCCTTTCGGGTTGTCGAGTGTCTTTTCCGAAGTCTGTCGGCTGACGCCGAGTATCATCCCCAATGCCGTGAGGGTGAAGACGAGCGACGAGCCGCCCTTGCTTATCAGAGGCAGCTGCTGGCCCGTGACGGGAAAGAGCGATACCGATACGAGCATGTGTATCATCGCCTGAAGCACTATCATCAGGCCGAGCCCCAGCACCAGCAGGCTGGGGAAGGCCGTTCCGCACTTCTTGAATATCTGTATCGTCCGGAAGAAGAGCCACAGGTAGAGCAGCAGGACGACGAGACCGCCCACGGCGCCGTACTCCTCGATGATGAAAGCGTAGGCGAAGTCCCGTTCGGCCTCTTCGAGGTTGGAGCGGTGGGTGCTCATTCCCGGGCCCTTTCCGAAGAAGCCGCCCGACGCAATCGACATCTTGGCATTGACGGACTGGCTCGGTTCGGCGGGGCTGACCTTGCCGTCGGGCAGCGTGCGCGCCGGGTAGTCGTATATTTCGATGCTGTCGGAGGTCATGCGGGCGTGTTTGGTCAGCATGTCGGGTTTGAAACTCGCCATACGGCTCCGTCCCGTGTCGCTTCGGCCCAGCCCGGCGGCGAAGAGTACGATGCCGAGCAGTGCTACTGCACCGACCATCTTGCCCAGGTCGGCCATACGTACCCGGCCGATGAAGAGCATGACCAGACAGGTCGCGGCGATGATGAGCGTGGTGGAGTTGCCCACCGAGAGAAAGGTGAAGATGCAGGTGATGACTATCGGGCCGAGTACCGGAATGGTCTCGTTGCGGATGATATCCACGTTGCGCTGGGCGTCATCGACCCATGATTTCGGATTGAAACTCGGCAGGATAGGAGTGTGTTCAATGTTCTTTTGGCGGCGGGCCAACTGCTTGGCGAGTACCATGATAACGCCTATCTTCAGTATCTCGAAGGGCTGGAACCGGATGTGGATGAGCGGGATATCCAGGTCACGCCGCGCTCCTGCCTCCTCGGGGCCGATGACCATGGCCAGGACAGTCAGAATGAGCCCGAAGATGAAGACGGCGTTGGCGATGCGTCCGTAGAACTGATACTTGATGACGTGTACCACCAGCAGCGCCGCGATGCCGGCCCCGATGAATACGAGTTGGTTGATGAGTTTGGCCGTCGGTGTTCCTCCCGGCTTGTAAACCGTGGCGGAGAAGGTCAGCAGCATGGAGAAGATGAGCAGGACGATGATGACTGTCCACAATACCTTATCGCCCCCGAAGATGGCGTCTATCCATCGGCGGCTTCTCTTTCCGACCTTCTTTCCTATCTCCATGCCGGTTTCGGAGAGGCGTTTGGCCTCTGCGCCCACCATGCGTGCGGCTTCCGTTCCCTTTTCCGACCATGCGGCGAAGCGTCCCTCCGCGGAACCCCTCCCGGTACGCCCCTCCGGTGTACCGCCCTCCGTGCGTCTTTTTTCATCCTCCATCACCCGGCGTTCTCCTTTAGTCTTTCAACGGCGGCCTTGAAGAGCCGGCCCCGCTCCTCGTAGTTCCGGAAGAGGTCGAAACTGGCGCACGCGGGCGAAAGCAGGACGGTATCGCCCGGTTCGGCTGCCTCGGTGCATACGCGCATCGCTTCGTCGAGGGAGTGGGTGTCGTAAACGACCGGGACAATGCCCGTAAAGTCGCGTATCAGCTTGGCGTTGTCCACCCCCATGCAGACGAGCGCCTTGACGTGCCGTTCGGCCAGCGGTTTCAGGACGTCATAATCGTTTCCTTTGTCGGTGCCTCCGGCTATCCATACCGTGGGACGTGTCATGCTGTCGAGGGCATACCATGCCGAATCGACGTTGGTGGCTTTCGAATCGTTGATGTATTCCACGCCGCCGACGGTCCCGGCCGGTTCCATCCGGTGTTCCACTCCGGTGAAGGCATACAGGGTATCTTCCACGACGGAGGGCGACACGCCTGCCGCAAGTGCTGCGAGTGCCGCTGCCTCGGCATTGTAAATGTTGTGTATCCCCTTGATTTTCATTCGCGAGGGGTCTATCATGGCAGTCCGTCCGTCAGCCGATACCCGGAAGACGCCCGCAGGGATGTAGAATGCTCCCGGATAGTCGTGTACGGTCACGTCATCTACCAACTGTCCGGCCTCTCCGGCAGCCTGCTCTTCGGTACGGTACGCGTTGTCTGTCCGGCGTTCGTACCCCCTTCCTTCGGCCGGTATGTGCGTATCCGTACAGCCGGGTGCAGTCTTGGCCGTAAAGGGCAGCATGCGCATGGAGGGCGTCCGGAGCGCGATTTCGCGGCATATCACCATGTTGTCGATACCGTAGATGAAGTAGTCTTCGGGCCGTTGGTTGCGGATGATGCGGAACTTGCTGTCGATGTAATTCTGGAACTTGTTGCCGTAACGGTCCAGGTGGTCGGGGGTGATGTTCGTGATAACGGCTATGTCGGGCCGAAAATCGACGATACCGTCGAGTTGGAAGCTGCTCAGCTCCAGTACGTACCACTCCCGGTCTGCGGTGGCGACCGTATAGGCGAAACTCTCTCCGATGTTGCCTCCGACGGCTACGTCGTATCCTGCCGCACGGAGGATTTCGCCCGTCATGGTGGTCGTGGTGGTCTTGCCGTTGGAACCGGTGATGCAGATGGTCTTTCCTTTCGTATAGCGTCCGGCGAACTCGATTTCGGAGATGACCGGTATGTCCCGTTCGCGCAGCTTCACCACAATGGGGGCCGTTTCCGGAATGCCGGGACTTTTGATAGCCAGGTCGGCGTCGAGTATCCGGGCTTCGGTGTGCGTGCCCTCCTCGTAGGCGATGCCGTAACGGTCGAGTATTTCGGCGTATTTGGGCGCTATCGTGCCTTTGTCGGAGAGAAAGACCTCCAGCCCTTTGACTTGAGCCAGTACGGCCGAGCCGTATCCGCTCTCTCCTCCGCCCAATACAACTACTTTCATGGTGCTTAACGTATTTTAAGGGTTACCAGCGTCATGGCTGCGAGCAGTATCTGGACTATCCAGAAACGCACGACGATTTTGTTTTCGGGAATCCCTTTTTTCTGGTAGTGGTGGTGCAGCGGCGCCATCAGGAAGTAGCGCCTGCCTTCGCCGTAGCGGTGTTTGGTGTACCGGAAGTAGGAGACCTGCACCATGGTCGAGACCGCCTCCACGAGGAAGATGCCGCACAGCAGCGGCAGCAGGAGTTCCTTGCGGACGAGCAGCGCGAAGACGGCGATGATGCCGCCGAGTGCCAGGCTGCCTGTATCGCCCATGAACACCTGTGCCGGATAGCAGTTGTACCACAGGAATCCGATGAGTGCTCCCACGAGTGCGGCGGCGAAGACCGTCAGTTCGCCCGCTCCGGGTATGTACATGATGTTCAAGTAGTCGGAGTAGATGATATTGCCCGAGAGGTAGGCGAAGGCACCCATGATGACGATGATGACGGCCGATACCCCCGTTGCGAGCCCGTCGAGCCCGTCGGTCAGATTGGCGCCGTTGGAGACCGCCGTGATGATGAAGATGGCTATCAGAATGTAGATGAGCCATGTCAGTACGTCGCCCCACGGCTTGTCGGTCGGAACGAGCCAGTGGTAATCGAACTCGTTGTTCTTCACGAAGGGGATGGTGGTCTTGGTCGTTTTCTGCGGTTCGTTGCCGGGGTATGCGGTCACCGTGTAGCCCTCCTCTGTCGCCGTGTCCGTATTGTCCGCCCGGACGTTCACCACGGCTGCTTTGGGCTGCGACTTCTCGATGATGACGATGTCGCGGCTGAAGCACATGACCGTGCCGACGATGATGCCGAGTCCCACTTGGCCGATTATCTTGAATCTGCCCTTGAGCCCCTCCTTGTGTTTGCGGAATACCTTGATGTAGTCGTCGGCGAAACCGAGCAGGCCGAGCCATACGGACGACACTATCATGAGCTGGATATAGACGTTGCCCAGGTCGCAGAAGAGTATTACCGGGATGAGCATGGCTCCGAGGATTATCAGTCCTCCCATCGTGGGGGTTCCGCGTTTCTCCATCTGTCCTTCCAGACCGAGGTTGCGAATCTCTTCGCCTATCTGGTGCCGCCGGAGCCTTTCGATTATCTTTTTGCCGAAGATGGCGCCGATGAGCAGCGCAAAGACGATTGCACATACCGAGCGGAACGAAAGGTAGCGGAACAGGCCCGCTCCCGGCAGGTCGAAATGGGTTCCGAGGTATTCGAGCAGAGAATAAAGCATTTACGTAAACTGTTTTTCGGGTTGTCGTTCGGGCCGTAAAAATACGCTATAAATGATTCGGTTGATGTCCTGCGGCTGGAATTATTGTCGGGACGGCTCTCCGTCCTCTCCGGGAAGAGCCATGCCGAGCGCCTTTCTTGCCTCCTCCTTGTCGTCGAAGTGGGTGCGCGTGTCGCCGGTTATCTGGTAGGTTTCGTGTCCCTTGCCTGCTATCAGGATGTAGTCGCCCTTGCGTGCTATGGCTGCGGCGGCCCGGATAGCCTGCCTGCGGTCCGTAATGGTCAGCCACCGTCCCGTGTCGGGCAGTGTGGCGGTCATTTCGGAGAGGATGGCGTCCGGGTCTTCATGGCGCGGATTGTCGGAGGTGAAGAGCGCCAGGTCGGCTCCTTCGGCGGCTATTTGTGCCATGACGGGCCGTTTGGTGCGGTCGCGGTCGCCGCCGCAGCCGACGACCACGATGAGCCGGCCCGCACCGCTGCGGAGTTCGTTCACCGTATCCATCACGTTGCGCAGTGCGTCCGGTGTATGGGCGTAATCCACGATGGCCGTTATTCCGTCCGGAGAGTGCAGCGTATCGAAACGTCCGTTCACCGGTGTGAGCGTGCTGAGTGCCTGCAGCGTTTCGTCGCAGTCCGCGCCGAGGAGCCTTGCCGCACCGTAAACCGCGGCGAGGTTGTAGGCGTTGAACCGTCCGAGGAAGCGCGTCCATACCTGCTGTCCGTCCAATTCGAGCAGCATCCCTTCGGGCGTGTTCTCCAGTATGCGGCACCGGAAGTCCGAGAAGCTGCGCAGCGCATA
Proteins encoded:
- a CDS encoding cell division protein FtsQ/DivIB gives rise to the protein MNRSLKIALSSIAWAAIAAYLVWAGGLGERKRAAVSVHEMRISVRDSAEIGIIRPADVRRWINAAGLDPVGKHIDSIDLMAITQTVGSHDFVRTAKTSVGLDGVLTVTMDQRRPVVRIMTDNGYDFYYTADGYIVPAGRHSAHYVPVVTGHFGLPFANGFSGQLGAGMEETEKKSNESYVFLYKLINFVEYIEDNEFWNAQVVQINVLPPPNARTQPEIELIPRVGDHVVLLGWLDGYERKLDKLLAFYRKAMPKEGWNKWNYINLKYDGQVVCSKR
- the murC gene encoding UDP-N-acetylmuramate--L-alanine ligase, which codes for MTDTQAKNIYFLGIGGIGMSAIARYYLLEGVRVGGYDRTETALTRALASEGADIHYENDPARIAAPFRNPDDTLVVYTPAIPHDHAETAWFRSRGFRMLKRSEILGVLAADKYVMAVAGTHGKTTTTTLTAWLNHVAGGGGSAFLGGISKNFDSNFVHGPGRRLAVEADEFDRSFLQLWPDAAVITSADADHLDIYGTHEELRRTFARFAGQIKPGGTLIIKRGVELPIANRDIRTYTYACDAEADFRATGLEVQPDGTYRFDIVCPDRTIPDCRLGIPGRVNVENAVAAVALLWVAGFDEAKLREGLETFRGVKRRFDFHINTPELIYMDDYAHHPEELRAALSSVRGMFPGRKITAVFQPHLYTRTRDFHRGFAQALSLADEVLLVPIYPAREEPIEGVSSDMIAELLTVPHHTVPLEHIAFETEKARPDILITFGAGNIENYTGEIARRLRERPKK
- the murG gene encoding undecaprenyldiphospho-muramoylpentapeptide beta-N-acetylglucosaminyltransferase; translated protein: MENGKLKIILSGGGTGGHIYPSVAVAEALRRELGDGVELLFVGAEGKMEMEKLPALGYRVVGLPVAGLQRKLDLRNFALPFKVMKSIREARRTIRAFGADAAAGFGGYASAPVLWAAQHMGIPTLIQEQNSYAGVTNKILSRRADRICVAYEGMERFFPADRILFTGNPLRGDFGKAAPRAEAAAHFGLKPDIPTILIVGGSLGTRTLNEAMKRHADALGTRNEVQVIWQTGKYYEKEMEAFMAQRHYPNIWRGAFIDRMDYAYAAADVVVSRSGACSVSELALAGKAVIFVPSPNVAEDHQTKNARALADRGAALLIPDAEAVEKALPAALVLAGDLPRREELERNIRTMATPDAAQQVASEIIKLARRP
- a CDS encoding FtsW/RodA/SpoVE family cell cycle protein, whose protein sequence is MEDEKRRTEGGTPEGRTGRGSAEGRFAAWSEKGTEAARMVGAEAKRLSETGMEIGKKVGKRSRRWIDAIFGGDKVLWTVIIVLLIFSMLLTFSATVYKPGGTPTAKLINQLVFIGAGIAALLVVHVIKYQFYGRIANAVFIFGLILTVLAMVIGPEEAGARRDLDIPLIHIRFQPFEILKIGVIMVLAKQLARRQKNIEHTPILPSFNPKSWVDDAQRNVDIIRNETIPVLGPIVITCIFTFLSVGNSTTLIIAATCLVMLFIGRVRMADLGKMVGAVALLGIVLFAAGLGRSDTGRSRMASFKPDMLTKHARMTSDSIEIYDYPARTLPDGKVSPAEPSQSVNAKMSIASGGFFGKGPGMSTHRSNLEEAERDFAYAFIIEEYGAVGGLVVLLLYLWLFFRTIQIFKKCGTAFPSLLVLGLGLMIVLQAMIHMLVSVSLFPVTGQQLPLISKGGSSLVFTLTALGMILGVSRQTSEKTLDNPKGESLFEKETAGKQPAGTPRNR
- the murD gene encoding UDP-N-acetylmuramoyl-L-alanine--D-glutamate ligase encodes the protein MKVVVLGGGESGYGSAVLAQVKGLEVFLSDKGTIAPKYAEILDRYGIAYEEGTHTEARILDADLAIKSPGIPETAPIVVKLRERDIPVISEIEFAGRYTKGKTICITGSNGKTTTTTMTGEILRAAGYDVAVGGNIGESFAYTVATADREWYVLELSSFQLDGIVDFRPDIAVITNITPDHLDRYGNKFQNYIDSKFRIIRNQRPEDYFIYGIDNMVICREIALRTPSMRMLPFTAKTAPGCTDTHIPAEGRGYERRTDNAYRTEEQAAGEAGQLVDDVTVHDYPGAFYIPAGVFRVSADGRTAMIDPSRMKIKGIHNIYNAEAAALAALAAGVSPSVVEDTLYAFTGVEHRMEPAGTVGGVEYINDSKATNVDSAWYALDSMTRPTVWIAGGTDKGNDYDVLKPLAERHVKALVCMGVDNAKLIRDFTGIVPVVYDTHSLDEAMRVCTEAAEPGDTVLLSPACASFDLFRNYEERGRLFKAAVERLKENAG
- the mraY gene encoding phospho-N-acetylmuramoyl-pentapeptide-transferase, giving the protein MLYSLLEYLGTHFDLPGAGLFRYLSFRSVCAIVFALLIGAIFGKKIIERLRRHQIGEEIRNLGLEGQMEKRGTPTMGGLIILGAMLIPVILFCDLGNVYIQLMIVSSVWLGLLGFADDYIKVFRKHKEGLKGRFKIIGQVGLGIIVGTVMCFSRDIVIIEKSQPKAAVVNVRADNTDTATEEGYTVTAYPGNEPQKTTKTTIPFVKNNEFDYHWLVPTDKPWGDVLTWLIYILIAIFIITAVSNGANLTDGLDGLATGVSAVIIVIMGAFAYLSGNIIYSDYLNIMYIPGAGELTVFAAALVGALIGFLWYNCYPAQVFMGDTGSLALGGIIAVFALLVRKELLLPLLCGIFLVEAVSTMVQVSYFRYTKHRYGEGRRYFLMAPLHHHYQKKGIPENKIVVRFWIVQILLAAMTLVTLKIR